One window from the genome of Pirellulales bacterium encodes:
- the treY gene encoding malto-oligosyltrehalose synthase produces the protein MASNDLVLEKPNSANEFLSVEESAKTGAGWSPVIEGNGASSPPTRMLGSADVATADRIVSLVRARKVAPRATYRCQFHNGFAFRDAAAVVPYLASLGISHLYASPVWHARPGSTHGYDVCNHQEFDEELGGEEGWNVLQSALGEHGMKILLDVVPNHMSTHAQNLWWDDMLENGPSSPYASYFDIDWQPVKPELDGRVLLPVLGRQYGEALEAGELRVVFAAGAMFLGYFDRLLPLDPKTAPMILGRNLDELRAALVDAPDELAEYESILTALDHLPSRDAKTNEYIVERQRDKQVIKRRLRELTVSSPRVREFIDKNISQINGTAGEPASFDKLDELCTAQVYRLSHWKVAGDEVNYRRFFDINELAALCIEDADAFFQTHRLVTRLLAEGTASGLRIDHIDGLYAPEQYLWRLQWAYLAELVQSALSEETGTSATNGNGTTDAAAEDAAVPPPDRAAEIVATICCRLGMPCPQGDDWRAVLGRTVTTVPVEASIVQRTNVPAAEEQSDLFIPLFVVVEKILGPHEPLPETWPVAGTTGYDFLQMCDGLFLPDDGWRQIKRDFARITGDPTSFEEVALNSKKLILTVAMAGELQMLAHRLNRISEQHRRSRDFTLNMLRYALREILICFPVYRIYPGPLGVSERDRHFVALAVAQAKRRNPVVDASLFDFVRDVLLLVHPAGLSAEAIRERELFAGRFQQVTSPVMAKGVEDTTFYVYSPLLSVNEVGNKPEAPVVAPAAFHAWNGERARLYPHAMLASSTHDTKRSEDVRSRLNILAEMPSAWRSAVQHWMRLNRRRRVEIDGAPAPSRGDEYLCYQSLVGVWPLEENADAMSSLTERMCQYMEKAVHEAKQRTSWINPNEAYNRSIKSFVTSLLQPRRDNRFLADLRKWQGPVARLGLVNGLAELVLKLTSPGFPDIYQGQECWAFRLVDPDNRGHVDYTQHAQLLAELKQTAGGREGLLELARTLTENPADPRMKLFVTWRLLELRRHFESLLGHSHRYLPLHVTGLKAEHVVAFARVAVPDDENPQRAIVVVVPRLVARLLGFTAESADATLLPCGPEVWTDTRVELPSDVQGEFQDAFTGEQRTLSGGITMGELLANFPVAVLAPQ, from the coding sequence ATGGCATCGAATGACTTGGTTTTAGAAAAGCCGAACTCGGCCAATGAATTCCTTTCCGTCGAAGAGTCTGCCAAAACCGGGGCGGGATGGTCGCCGGTGATCGAAGGCAATGGTGCTTCGTCCCCACCGACAAGAATGCTGGGTTCAGCGGACGTTGCCACTGCCGACCGCATCGTGTCACTGGTTCGGGCGCGCAAGGTTGCGCCGCGCGCGACATATCGCTGCCAATTCCACAATGGTTTCGCTTTCCGCGACGCGGCGGCGGTCGTGCCGTATCTAGCATCGCTGGGCATTTCGCATCTCTATGCCTCGCCGGTTTGGCATGCTCGTCCTGGCAGCACGCACGGATACGACGTCTGCAATCATCAAGAATTCGACGAGGAACTCGGAGGAGAAGAGGGCTGGAATGTTCTCCAGTCCGCGCTGGGCGAGCACGGAATGAAGATCCTGCTGGATGTTGTGCCGAATCACATGAGCACGCATGCCCAGAACTTGTGGTGGGACGACATGCTGGAGAACGGGCCAAGTTCGCCTTATGCCAGTTATTTCGATATCGATTGGCAGCCCGTAAAGCCCGAGCTCGACGGACGTGTCCTGCTGCCTGTTTTGGGGCGGCAGTATGGCGAGGCACTGGAAGCGGGAGAGTTACGCGTCGTCTTCGCAGCGGGAGCGATGTTCCTGGGCTACTTCGATCGGTTGCTTCCGCTGGATCCAAAGACGGCCCCCATGATTCTGGGAAGAAACCTCGACGAGCTGCGCGCGGCGTTAGTCGATGCGCCCGATGAATTGGCCGAATACGAAAGTATCCTGACGGCGCTCGATCATTTGCCCTCGCGCGATGCGAAGACCAATGAATACATCGTCGAACGGCAGCGTGACAAGCAGGTCATCAAACGCCGGCTGCGCGAACTGACGGTCAGTTCCCCACGCGTCCGCGAGTTCATCGATAAGAATATTTCACAGATCAATGGCACTGCCGGAGAACCGGCGAGCTTCGACAAGCTCGACGAATTGTGCACCGCGCAGGTCTATCGCTTGTCCCATTGGAAGGTGGCGGGCGACGAAGTCAATTACCGACGTTTCTTCGACATTAACGAATTGGCGGCGCTCTGTATTGAAGATGCTGACGCTTTCTTCCAAACCCATCGGTTGGTGACGCGTCTGCTCGCCGAGGGAACGGCGAGCGGATTGCGTATCGACCATATCGATGGACTGTACGCGCCCGAACAGTATTTGTGGCGGCTGCAATGGGCCTATCTGGCAGAGTTGGTGCAGAGCGCGTTGAGCGAGGAAACAGGCACGTCAGCAACCAATGGAAATGGCACGACCGACGCCGCGGCGGAAGACGCCGCCGTCCCCCCGCCCGATCGCGCGGCAGAGATCGTCGCCACGATTTGTTGCCGCTTGGGCATGCCTTGTCCCCAGGGGGACGACTGGCGTGCGGTCCTGGGCCGAACCGTCACGACTGTTCCTGTCGAAGCGAGCATCGTGCAACGGACGAACGTCCCCGCGGCCGAAGAACAGAGCGATTTGTTTATTCCGCTGTTCGTCGTTGTCGAGAAAATCTTGGGCCCTCACGAGCCGCTTCCCGAAACGTGGCCCGTGGCCGGCACGACGGGGTACGATTTTTTGCAAATGTGCGACGGGCTCTTTCTGCCCGACGACGGCTGGCGGCAAATCAAGCGGGACTTCGCCCGCATCACCGGAGATCCGACATCGTTCGAAGAGGTAGCGCTTAACAGCAAGAAGCTGATCCTCACCGTCGCGATGGCGGGCGAGTTGCAGATGCTGGCGCATCGTCTAAACCGAATTTCGGAGCAACACCGACGCTCGCGCGATTTCACCTTGAACATGTTGCGCTATGCCCTGCGCGAGATTCTGATCTGCTTTCCGGTGTACCGCATCTATCCCGGACCGTTGGGGGTCTCGGAACGTGATCGGCATTTTGTCGCATTGGCGGTAGCACAGGCCAAACGTCGTAACCCCGTGGTCGATGCCAGCCTGTTCGACTTTGTACGCGATGTGCTGCTGCTGGTGCATCCTGCCGGACTGAGTGCCGAGGCGATCCGCGAACGAGAACTTTTCGCTGGCCGCTTCCAGCAAGTAACGAGCCCCGTCATGGCCAAGGGGGTGGAAGACACGACATTTTACGTCTACAGCCCGCTGTTGTCGGTCAATGAAGTAGGCAACAAGCCCGAGGCCCCGGTGGTGGCGCCGGCCGCGTTTCACGCCTGGAACGGCGAGCGTGCACGATTGTATCCGCACGCGATGCTCGCCTCGTCCACGCACGACACTAAGCGGAGCGAAGACGTCCGTTCGCGACTCAATATATTGGCCGAGATGCCCAGCGCCTGGCGCAGCGCCGTACAGCACTGGATGCGTCTGAATCGGCGCCGCCGCGTCGAAATCGACGGAGCACCGGCACCCAGCCGCGGCGACGAATACCTGTGTTATCAAAGCCTGGTCGGCGTTTGGCCGCTGGAGGAGAACGCCGACGCCATGAGCTCGCTCACCGAGCGAATGTGCCAATATATGGAAAAGGCCGTTCACGAAGCCAAGCAGCGCACGAGTTGGATCAATCCCAACGAGGCATACAATCGCTCAATCAAGAGTTTCGTCACGTCACTATTACAACCGCGCCGCGACAATCGGTTTCTAGCAGATTTGCGCAAATGGCAAGGGCCCGTCGCTAGGCTGGGCCTCGTGAACGGGCTGGCCGAGTTGGTGTTGAAACTCACTTCTCCCGGCTTCCCGGACATCTATCAGGGACAGGAGTGCTGGGCCTTCCGCCTGGTCGATCCGGACAATCGGGGACACGTGGATTACACCCAACACGCGCAGCTGCTGGCCGAGCTGAAACAGACGGCCGGCGGTCGTGAAGGGTTGCTCGAACTGGCGCGGACATTAACCGAGAATCCGGCCGATCCACGCATGAAGCTCTTCGTCACCTGGCGGCTACTCGAATTGCGTCGGCATTTTGAAAGCCTTCTGGGCCATTCGCACCGCTACTTGCCATTGCATGTGACGGGGTTGAAGGCCGAACATGTCGTGGCCTTTGCACGGGTGGCGGTCCCCGATGACGAGAACCCCCAACGCGCCATCGTCGTTGTCGTACCACGGCTGGTCGCGCGACTGTTGGGCTTTACGGCCGAAAGCGCCGACGCGACGCTGTTGCCTTGCGGACCGGAAGTATGGACCGATACTCGGGTCGAGTTGCCGAGCGACGTTCAGGGCGAATTTCAGGACGCCTTCACCGGGGAGCAAAGAACTCTCTCGGGTGGCATCACGATGGGCGAGCTGCTCGCGAACTTCCCGGTTGCCGTGCTCGCCCCGCAGTGA
- a CDS encoding GIY-YIG nuclease family protein: MKPVAWTVYILECADQTLYTGITTDLESRLGKHAKGTGAKYTRGREPFKVVDSEEHRMKGRALKREAEIKSLDSAGKLKLAAAWTPS, encoded by the coding sequence GTGAAGCCTGTAGCTTGGACTGTCTACATATTGGAATGCGCAGACCAAACCCTATACACCGGGATTACGACCGACTTGGAAAGCCGACTTGGTAAACACGCCAAGGGTACAGGCGCGAAATACACCAGGGGACGTGAGCCGTTCAAGGTCGTCGATAGCGAGGAACATCGCATGAAGGGGCGTGCCCTGAAACGGGAAGCCGAGATTAAATCGCTGGATAGTGCGGGCAAGCTGAAATTGGCTGCGGCTTGGACGCCCTCGTGA
- a CDS encoding sigma-54 dependent transcriptional regulator produces the protein MAKLLVIDDDRTVLHLISQAFRDSPISVLTAQTPEQALALIDEKPDVVLLDIVLRDCSGLELVHQIRERDAKLPVIFITGRGSSDTAIEAMKLGAYDYLLKPLHLPKLRELVERALKIRDLMQVPVELETGESIDPTGDELVGRSAHMQEVFKAIGRVAPQDVTVLIHGESGTGKELVARAIYHHSRRADKHFLAVNCAAIPEALLESELFGHEKGAFTSADQRRIGKFEQCSGGTIFLDEVGDMSPLVQSKVLRILQEQRFERVGGGETIQTDVRIITATNRDLKQMAMDGQFREDLYYRLNGFSIKLPPLRERGEDVQLLITRFLQRYGTEIGKSVRGLSPDALDVLTRYPWPGNVRELQAVLRQALLQTTGPLILAEFLPDDVRHYEDRAQNSARSSSGMPNSNLQTFMDDQLQRRSHDIYAETIALVDRYVLARVLQHTRGNQSQAAKLLGITRGSLRNKLRTLHIAVDAIVTVDQDADERLAPANS, from the coding sequence ATGGCCAAGCTGCTCGTCATCGACGACGATCGCACGGTTCTCCATCTGATCAGTCAGGCGTTCCGCGATTCACCGATCTCGGTACTCACGGCGCAGACGCCCGAGCAAGCGCTCGCCCTGATCGACGAGAAGCCTGACGTCGTGCTGCTGGACATCGTGCTGCGAGATTGCTCGGGCTTGGAACTGGTGCATCAGATCCGCGAGCGGGACGCGAAGCTGCCCGTGATTTTCATCACCGGGCGTGGCTCGAGCGATACGGCCATCGAGGCTATGAAGCTGGGCGCCTATGACTACCTGCTCAAGCCATTGCACCTGCCCAAGCTGCGTGAACTGGTGGAGCGCGCGCTGAAGATTCGCGACTTGATGCAAGTTCCGGTTGAACTCGAAACGGGCGAGTCGATCGATCCCACCGGCGACGAACTAGTGGGGCGCAGTGCCCACATGCAAGAGGTCTTCAAGGCGATCGGCCGCGTTGCGCCTCAAGATGTGACAGTTCTCATTCATGGTGAAAGCGGTACCGGCAAGGAACTGGTCGCGCGGGCCATCTATCATCACAGCCGCCGGGCCGACAAGCATTTTTTGGCTGTCAATTGCGCCGCCATCCCCGAGGCGCTGCTGGAAAGCGAGCTCTTTGGGCACGAAAAAGGGGCCTTCACGAGCGCCGATCAACGCCGCATTGGTAAGTTCGAGCAATGCTCGGGAGGCACGATCTTCCTGGACGAGGTGGGCGATATGTCCCCGCTCGTACAAAGCAAGGTATTGCGCATTTTGCAGGAGCAACGGTTCGAGCGTGTGGGCGGAGGCGAGACCATCCAGACCGATGTCCGCATCATCACCGCCACGAACCGCGATCTGAAGCAAATGGCGATGGACGGGCAGTTTCGCGAGGACCTTTACTATCGATTGAACGGTTTCTCGATCAAGCTCCCGCCCTTGCGCGAGCGCGGCGAGGACGTCCAGTTACTTATTACGCGATTCTTGCAGCGTTACGGCACCGAGATCGGAAAGAGCGTCCGCGGCCTTTCGCCCGATGCGCTTGACGTGCTCACGCGGTACCCTTGGCCAGGCAATGTGCGCGAGTTGCAGGCCGTACTTCGCCAGGCGTTACTACAGACGACCGGCCCCCTGATTCTTGCCGAATTCCTGCCGGATGATGTGCGGCATTACGAGGATAGGGCGCAGAACTCGGCGCGCTCCAGCTCCGGCATGCCGAATAGCAACCTGCAAACATTCATGGACGACCAGTTGCAAAGGCGTTCGCACGATATTTACGCCGAGACAATTGCCCTGGTCGATCGCTATGTCCTGGCGCGCGTACTGCAGCACACACGTGGCAATCAATCACAGGCGGCCAAACTGCTGGGAATCACCCGTGGTAGTCTGCGAAATAAGCTGCGTACGCTGCATATCGCGGTCGACGCGATCGTGACCGTGGACCAAGACGCGGATGAGCGACTTGCTCCCGCGAACTCCTGA
- a CDS encoding choice-of-anchor tandem repeat GloVer-containing protein → MIRSKRALLQHCSCCVFILSAASFSFADDFQVLHTFSTSDGYMPYAAVAVSTTGIYGTTPFGGAGDEGTIFSMNRDGSNYQVLRAPGPGDTGGNAAITLAGSELYGVSGNAIFEMNTDGSNYRVLHDFGGTVGGSNAAMTQVGSTLYGIAPGGGSIFAINLDGSNYHVLASLGSAVGTSAHSQLTVVGSALFGTTESGGLNGNGTVFSLNLDGSNLHALHALPSGPSNYPNGSLALDGTRLYGTTFIGGPNNQGSIYSLNLDGSGFQVDHYFANGEGNNPAAGLTLVNHLLYGATNLGGALGEGAIFSFDPTTSTYKTVHDLTNFAAINASTPLTLSGETLYGGTNGVSSLGMGAIFAYKVPEPSTWSLAAFATFAFSTLLRYRRRSS, encoded by the coding sequence ATGATCCGATCGAAGAGGGCACTGCTGCAGCATTGTTCTTGCTGCGTATTCATTCTTTCTGCTGCGAGTTTCTCGTTCGCAGACGACTTTCAGGTATTGCATACCTTCAGCACCAGCGACGGATACATGCCGTACGCAGCTGTCGCGGTGAGCACGACGGGGATCTATGGAACCACGCCGTTCGGCGGAGCCGGCGACGAGGGGACAATCTTTTCCATGAATCGCGACGGCTCAAACTATCAAGTGCTACGCGCGCCAGGGCCTGGTGATACCGGCGGAAATGCGGCGATCACGCTCGCGGGGTCAGAGCTCTACGGCGTAAGCGGCAACGCGATCTTCGAAATGAATACAGACGGGTCAAACTACCGCGTCCTTCATGACTTCGGAGGAACCGTCGGCGGTAGTAACGCTGCCATGACCCAAGTCGGATCGACGCTCTACGGAATCGCCCCAGGCGGCGGCTCGATCTTCGCTATCAATCTCGACGGCTCGAACTATCACGTCTTGGCTTCTCTCGGCTCCGCCGTGGGCACCAGTGCGCACTCGCAACTGACCGTTGTGGGCTCGGCCCTTTTCGGCACCACGGAATCGGGGGGGCTCAACGGCAATGGCACGGTCTTCTCCCTGAATCTCGACGGATCGAACCTGCACGCCCTGCACGCTCTGCCGAGTGGCCCCAGCAACTATCCCAATGGCAGCCTTGCGCTGGATGGCACACGTCTCTATGGCACCACGTTCATCGGTGGGCCCAATAATCAGGGTAGCATCTATTCTTTGAATCTCGATGGGTCGGGTTTCCAGGTGGACCACTATTTTGCCAACGGCGAAGGAAACAATCCTGCGGCAGGTTTGACGCTGGTGAATCATTTGCTTTATGGGGCGACCAATCTGGGCGGCGCACTTGGCGAGGGAGCGATCTTTTCGTTCGATCCGACCACGTCAACATATAAAACAGTTCATGATCTAACGAACTTCGCGGCTATCAATGCGAGCACACCGCTAACTCTGTCGGGAGAGACGCTCTATGGCGGCACTAACGGCGTGAGCTCTCTGGGGATGGGGGCAATCTTCGCCTATAAGGTGCCTGAGCCGTCGACGTGGTCCCTGGCTGCATTTGCCACGTTTGCTTTCTCGACATTGCTCAGATATCGCCGTCGATCTTCTTAA
- a CDS encoding glycosyltransferase, with protein sequence MSLLERYEEVVGRYEIERLRRLGSRLAGKRIVHVNSTRQGGGVAEILGWMIPMMVELGIDTHWEVIQGNPDFYRVTKSFHNGLQGLPVNLRAADYKLHTDINEANARRLNLEADVVFVHDPQPIFLPRFTAPGKVGRWVWRCHIDASRPDRMVWKHLSEGIADYEATIFSMASFTRPINRPMFLIPPSIDPLAAKNSPMDDAERVAILERLGIDPERPMLLQVSRFDRFKDPLGVIDAFRLVKPAHPELQLVLVGGPADDDPEGAEVLAEVMERAGNDPDLHVLLLPSDSHREINALQRSAIIVLQKSLKEGFGLTVTEALWKGKPVIGGASGGIALQVHDYQTGFLVHSPAGAAYRIRYLLRYNDKRLRMGDVGHDFVRENFLLTRHLRDYFSMLMWLDQPGSGVIAA encoded by the coding sequence ATGAGCCTGCTCGAACGTTACGAAGAAGTGGTCGGACGATACGAAATCGAGCGGCTGCGCCGACTGGGCTCGCGCCTGGCGGGTAAACGCATCGTTCACGTGAATTCAACGCGTCAGGGTGGCGGCGTGGCCGAAATTCTCGGCTGGATGATCCCGATGATGGTCGAACTAGGAATCGACACCCACTGGGAAGTTATCCAGGGAAACCCCGATTTTTACCGGGTCACCAAGTCATTTCACAACGGTCTGCAAGGCCTGCCTGTGAATCTACGCGCGGCGGATTACAAATTGCATACGGATATCAACGAGGCCAATGCGCGGCGGTTGAACCTCGAGGCCGACGTCGTCTTCGTACACGATCCGCAGCCGATTTTTCTGCCGCGTTTCACAGCGCCGGGCAAGGTGGGCCGCTGGGTCTGGCGATGCCATATCGATGCCTCGCGTCCGGACCGAATGGTGTGGAAGCACTTGAGCGAGGGAATCGCCGATTACGAAGCCACGATCTTTTCGATGGCCTCGTTTACGCGCCCCATTAATCGACCGATGTTTTTGATTCCTCCCTCGATTGATCCCCTGGCCGCGAAGAATTCGCCCATGGATGATGCGGAGCGCGTGGCGATTCTGGAACGCTTGGGAATTGACCCCGAGCGCCCCATGCTGCTGCAAGTCTCGCGCTTCGATCGATTCAAGGACCCGCTGGGCGTCATCGACGCATTTCGGCTGGTGAAGCCGGCGCATCCGGAATTGCAACTGGTATTGGTCGGAGGGCCCGCTGACGACGATCCAGAAGGAGCCGAAGTGTTGGCCGAGGTTATGGAGCGGGCCGGCAATGATCCTGATTTGCATGTGCTGCTGTTGCCCTCGGATTCGCATCGCGAGATTAACGCTTTGCAGCGCTCGGCGATCATCGTGCTGCAAAAATCCCTGAAGGAAGGTTTTGGCCTCACTGTGACCGAGGCCTTGTGGAAGGGAAAGCCGGTCATCGGCGGAGCGTCGGGCGGAATCGCCCTGCAAGTACACGACTATCAGACCGGATTTCTTGTCCATTCGCCCGCGGGAGCTGCTTACCGCATCCGTTACCTGCTGCGCTATAACGACAAACGACTGCGCATGGGAGATGTCGGGCACGACTTCGTCCGCGAAAACTTCCTCCTCACACGCCACCTGCGAGATTACTTCTCGATGCTGATGTGGCTCGATCAGCCGGGCAGCGGCGTGATTGCCGCTTAA
- a CDS encoding DUF3309 domain-containing protein, translating to MATLLLLVLILLLIGAVPAWPYNNGWGYYPSGGIGLVVAIVLLLAIFGAIPWRF from the coding sequence ATGGCAACTCTATTGCTGTTGGTTTTGATCCTGCTATTGATCGGGGCTGTGCCGGCGTGGCCATACAATAACGGTTGGGGTTATTACCCCTCAGGTGGAATCGGTTTGGTGGTGGCCATCGTTTTGCTGTTGGCGATTTTCGGCGCCATCCCATGGAGATTCTGA
- a CDS encoding amylo-alpha-1,6-glucosidase, producing the protein MDEVIEVNDQFYILATSSRTNDHVRVLKNNDMFGVFDQYGDIQPLGLGEEGLYFEGTRFLNCCKLTLNGRQPLFLSSTVVEDNSLLTVDLTNPDLTSGEHVLLGRETVHILRSCFLWQGACFMKVNVRNYAQHEVQLSLRLSIDADFVDIFEVRGTKRDSRGKRFEPAIEPGRLMLAYQGLDNVMRRTNIEFSPAPDRLNASAAWYDVRLDAAEERTYFITVECRVAEDSRVAEVGCTADYDQALKKSQRSSADARRGDAVLWTNNPLYNGWLSRSASDLHMMCTETDAGPYPYAGVPWFSTVFGRDGIITALEYLWINPDMARAVLTYLAQHQASEVIPEQDAEPGKILHETRRGEMAALGEIPFGKYYGSVDATPLFVVLAGAYYDRTADREFVARLWPHVDRAIAWIEEYGDQDGDGFIEYARQSKHGLVSQGWKDSFDAVFHADGALAVAPLALVEVQGYVYAAWRAAANLAAALGDCVRAKQLRDKAEKLRAGFDQAFWCEELRTYALALDVDKRPCRVRASNAGHALFSGIALPERAPLVAQTLLDDTSYSGWGIRTVSTVEKRYNPMAYHDGSIWPHDNALIAHGFARYGLQECALHVMRGLFDASTFFELRRTPELFCGFPRRRGEGPTLYPVACSPQSWAAGAVFFMLQSCLGLSIDAPRRQIRFTRPVLPDSLTCMTIKDLHVGDAVADLVLDRYAHDVGISVTRKDGDLEIVAIK; encoded by the coding sequence ATGGACGAGGTCATTGAAGTCAATGATCAGTTTTATATTCTCGCGACGTCTTCTCGCACTAACGACCACGTCAGAGTTCTCAAGAACAACGACATGTTCGGCGTGTTCGACCAGTACGGCGACATTCAGCCGCTGGGACTGGGCGAGGAAGGACTTTATTTCGAGGGAACGCGCTTCCTGAATTGCTGCAAGCTGACGTTGAACGGCCGCCAGCCACTATTCCTCAGTTCGACCGTCGTCGAAGATAACTCCCTGTTGACGGTCGACTTGACGAATCCGGACCTGACGTCCGGTGAGCATGTCCTACTGGGACGCGAAACGGTTCACATCTTGCGGTCTTGCTTTCTATGGCAGGGCGCCTGTTTCATGAAAGTGAACGTGCGGAATTATGCGCAACACGAGGTGCAACTTTCGTTGCGATTATCGATCGACGCCGATTTCGTCGACATCTTCGAGGTCCGCGGCACCAAGCGCGACAGTCGCGGAAAACGTTTCGAGCCGGCGATCGAACCGGGCCGACTGATGTTGGCGTATCAAGGATTGGATAACGTCATGCGTCGGACGAATATCGAATTTTCGCCGGCACCCGACCGGTTAAATGCGTCGGCCGCCTGGTACGACGTGCGTCTGGATGCCGCCGAGGAGCGAACCTATTTCATCACGGTCGAATGCCGCGTTGCCGAAGATTCTCGCGTGGCCGAGGTTGGATGTACGGCCGACTACGATCAGGCGCTGAAGAAATCACAACGTTCGAGTGCCGACGCTCGCCGCGGGGACGCCGTTCTGTGGACGAATAACCCTCTCTACAACGGCTGGCTCAGCCGCTCGGCGTCCGACCTGCACATGATGTGTACGGAAACGGATGCCGGACCTTATCCGTACGCCGGCGTGCCTTGGTTCAGCACGGTGTTTGGCCGCGATGGCATCATCACGGCGCTGGAATACCTGTGGATCAATCCGGACATGGCGCGAGCTGTGCTCACCTACCTGGCACAGCATCAGGCCAGTGAAGTCATTCCGGAACAGGACGCCGAACCAGGAAAAATTCTGCACGAAACGCGACGCGGTGAGATGGCGGCGCTCGGCGAAATCCCTTTCGGCAAGTATTACGGCAGCGTCGATGCCACGCCGCTGTTCGTCGTATTGGCCGGCGCTTACTACGATCGCACGGCCGATCGGGAATTCGTCGCCCGGCTTTGGCCGCATGTCGATCGCGCCATCGCCTGGATCGAAGAGTACGGCGATCAGGACGGTGACGGGTTTATCGAGTACGCACGACAGTCGAAACACGGTCTGGTATCGCAAGGCTGGAAAGATTCGTTCGATGCCGTCTTCCACGCCGACGGCGCGTTGGCCGTGGCTCCGCTGGCCCTGGTCGAAGTGCAAGGCTATGTCTATGCGGCCTGGCGCGCCGCGGCAAACCTGGCGGCTGCGCTCGGAGATTGCGTGCGCGCCAAGCAACTGCGTGACAAAGCCGAAAAATTGCGAGCCGGCTTCGATCAAGCCTTCTGGTGCGAGGAATTGCGCACCTACGCGTTGGCACTTGACGTGGACAAGAGGCCATGCCGGGTGCGGGCCTCGAATGCGGGCCACGCGCTCTTCTCCGGCATTGCGCTGCCCGAGCGAGCACCGTTAGTGGCCCAGACTCTGCTTGACGACACCTCTTATTCCGGATGGGGAATTCGCACGGTTAGTACCGTCGAGAAGCGCTACAACCCGATGGCCTATCACGACGGCTCGATCTGGCCGCACGACAACGCGCTCATCGCGCACGGTTTTGCCCGCTATGGCTTGCAGGAATGCGCGTTGCATGTGATGCGCGGACTATTCGACGCCAGTACGTTTTTCGAGTTGCGTCGTACGCCGGAATTGTTCTGTGGATTCCCACGCCGCCGTGGCGAAGGCCCCACGCTCTACCCCGTTGCTTGCTCTCCGCAATCGTGGGCTGCGGGGGCGGTGTTTTTCATGCTGCAGTCCTGCCTAGGACTGTCAATCGACGCGCCGCGGCGGCAAATTCGCTTCACAAGGCCCGTCCTCCCCGATTCGCTGACATGCATGACTATCAAGGATTTGCACGTCGGTGATGCCGTGGCCGACCTGGTGCTCGATCGGTACGCGCACGACGTCGGCATCAGTGTGACGCGCAAAGATGGCGACCTCGAAATCGTCGCGATCAAGTAG
- a CDS encoding glycosyltransferase family 4 protein, translated as MKIAEVAPLYESVPPKLYGGTERIVSFLTEELVRQGHDVTLFASGDSETAARLVPMAPHSLRLDEKCIDPLAHHILLVEKVSKCAADFDVVHYHIDYLHYPVSRRMHIPQVTTLHGRLDLPDLVPLYNEFRDMPVVSISDNQRTPLPMANWQATIHHGLPPDLLTFHRQPDDYLAFLGRISPEKRADRAIEIAKRVGMPLKIAAKVDDADRKYYETEIEPLLGQAHVEFVGEINESQKNEFLGRARALVFPIDWPEPFGLVMIEAMACGTPVVAFRHGAVPEVIDEGVTGCICDSVDQAVQCLGNLLKWDRQRCREKFEERFTIERAARQYVELFSQLPSRGGTHGRGH; from the coding sequence ATGAAGATTGCCGAAGTCGCCCCGTTGTATGAAAGCGTCCCGCCGAAGTTATATGGCGGTACCGAGCGAATCGTGTCGTTTCTGACCGAAGAGCTTGTTCGGCAAGGACACGACGTCACGCTTTTCGCCAGTGGCGATTCCGAGACAGCGGCGCGACTAGTGCCGATGGCGCCGCATTCTCTGCGCCTCGACGAGAAATGCATCGATCCGCTGGCGCACCACATTCTGCTCGTCGAGAAGGTTTCAAAATGCGCCGCGGATTTCGACGTCGTGCATTACCACATCGATTACTTGCATTATCCCGTTTCACGGCGCATGCACATCCCGCAGGTGACCACCTTACACGGTCGGCTGGACTTGCCGGACCTGGTCCCACTTTACAACGAGTTCCGTGACATGCCCGTTGTCTCGATTTCAGACAATCAAAGAACGCCGCTACCGATGGCGAACTGGCAGGCGACGATCCACCACGGCTTGCCACCGGACTTGCTCACCTTTCATCGCCAGCCCGACGACTACTTGGCGTTCCTGGGGCGCATTTCGCCCGAGAAACGCGCGGATCGGGCGATCGAGATTGCCAAGCGAGTCGGCATGCCACTCAAGATCGCGGCGAAAGTCGACGACGCAGATCGCAAGTATTACGAGACCGAGATCGAACCGTTGTTGGGGCAGGCTCATGTAGAGTTCGTCGGTGAGATCAATGAATCGCAAAAGAACGAGTTTCTCGGCCGCGCACGCGCCTTGGTGTTCCCAATCGATTGGCCCGAACCGTTCGGGCTGGTAATGATCGAAGCCATGGCCTGCGGCACGCCGGTCGTGGCCTTTCGTCACGGCGCGGTGCCCGAAGTGATTGACGAAGGCGTCACCGGATGCATCTGTGACAGTGTCGATCAGGCAGTCCAATGCCTGGGCAACCTGCTGAAGTGGGACCGACAGCGCTGTCGCGAAAAATTCGAAGAGCGCTTCACGATCGAACGCGCCGCACGGCAATACGTTGAATTATTCTCGCAGTTGCCAAGCCGTGGAGGCACGCATGGACGAGGTCATTGA